In Ferrigenium kumadai, the DNA window GGCGGAAAGTGAGCAGCAGCCGTTTCCAGCCTATCGCCACGGCACTGACGCTGAGCACCAGTCCCAGCAACACCCACACCACCATCCATGCATCCCACAGCGGGCGCTGGTAGAGCCAGCCGAAATCCCAGTGGTGCAGCGCCGAGTAGAGCCAGCGGAACACGCGGCGGCTGCGATCCTGCTTCGCCAGCAAGCGGCCATCCTGCGGATCGATATAGAGATGCGTGCCGGCGGCATCGGCCAGTTCCACACGCAGCACCGGCAGCGGACGATCCGCCACGTCGCGGTGGTGGCGCAGGTAGTAGTAGTTGTCGTATTCCTGCAAAAGGGTTTGCGATGCCACCGGGACATCGCCGGCCAGGCGATGCACGGCAGCCAGCAACGAGGCATCGCCGAAACGGGATCCGGCGCCGTCGCTCGCCTGCGGCAGGCGGCGGCCATCGCGGGTGTAAGCCAGCGGCACCGTTTCATCGCCCAGTCGGCGCCATGCCAGTTCAACCACATCCGCCTCGGCGCCGACCAGCGCCGTCGGCCGCCATGATTGCGCGACGGACGGATCTTCGCCGCCGGCATATCGCTTCAACTCTTCCTTGCCGGGGTTGGCCGGCGAAAACAACTGCCACGGATTGTTGTTCAGGAATCCGCTGAGCCCCCACGCGAGCGCCAACACGCCACCGGTCAGTCCGCCCCAGAAATGCAACTTGAACCAGACATTGCGGTAGGGGTGCACCCGCCCCTCGGAGTAAGTCTTCTTGCCGAACCAGCCGGGACGCCAACGCAACCAGCCGACGACCAGGCCGGTCAGCGACGCGACCACGGCGACGAACGCCGTCCACTTCAGCACTTCGACGCGGGTGTCGTTGCTCGCTCCCGCCAGTTCCAGCGGACGGAACAAGTGCACCCAGTTGCCGGCCCAGTACAGGCCGCGCTGGATGCGCGTGGAGGCATGCACGACTTCGCCCGTCACCGCGGAGATCAGCAACTCGCTGCCCGCGCCATCTTCGATGGCGATACGGTGGAAGGGGCGCAGGTTGTCCTGGTTGCGCAGGATGGCGGGCTTGTCCAGCGTCTCGACGTAGCTCACCGGCCTGGCGCCGTCGCGCTCCGCCCAGACCTGCGCGATCTTCAGCGCCTGACCGGCATCGGTGGCATGCAGCGAGCCGTCCAGTGCGGACAACGCCAGATGCTGGCCGCGCCCGTCCTCGACCAGCCACAGCGGTTCGCCGCCCTGGCGCACCAGGTGCGCATCGACAATGCCGTTGACGGCGGGCGTGGATTTTTTCTCGCCCGACGCCGACGCATTGCCGTTGGCCGCGGGCTTGGCCGGGGTGCGCAGCCGGAGGAATTCCTTGCGCTGCTCCGTGCTGGCGTCCCATGCCGCACCCGCGCTCAGCCAGCCGGTTTCCGGCGTCAGTGTCTCGGCATGGGCCAGTTGCTGCGCACGCGTCGGCGTGGGCGGCTCGGCAAATACGATGAGCAAGCCGGAAAAGAACCACAGCACCATGAACAGGGCCAGCGCGATGCCGCCCCAACGGTGTATCTCGAATAACAAACGCTTCATCGCTTCGTTCTCCAATATGAAATCAAATCCATTTCAGCAACTTTGATGCCACGGCGCGAAGGCCGGAAATCCGGGGCTGCTGCGGCGGACAGCCCCCTTGCGCTGCTGCATGGCCAGCAGACGCGCCGCACAACTGTTGAAATGCGTGCATCCCACTCACAGTCCGGACAGGTACTCGGCCAAGCCGTTGATTTCGTCGTCGCTCAATTCCCGCGCGATACGGTTCATCACGCCGTCCGGGCTGTTGCTGCGTTCGCCCATGCGCCACTTGAGGAGCTGGATGCGCAGGTAGGTGCGGTGCTGTCCGGCCAGCGCCGGGAAGCCCATGCCGCGTGCCGTCGCACCTTGTCCGCGCTCGCCGTGGCAGTTGGCGCATTGCGGGATGCCGCGCTCCATGTCGCCGTACAGGTACAGGTCGCGCCCCATCAGGCTGGGCAGCTTGTCCGGCTCGGGCGTCCGCTTGCGGCCCGCGAAGTAGGCCGCGATGTCGAGACGGTCGGATTCACCCAGATTGGCGGCCATCTCGCTCATTACGACATGCTTGCGCGCGCCGGACTGGAAATCGTCCAACTGTTTGGCAAGATAGGCGGAGGGGTGTCCGGCAAGTTTGGGCGTGGACATCGACAGGCTGTTGCCATCCTCGCCGTGGCACTCCTGGCAGAGTTCAGCTTGAGATTTCCACTTGCCAGAAGCGGCGTCGCCCTGTCCGTCCGATGGCGCAGACAACGCCGCAACGGGCAACATGAATACGATGAATGCAACGGCAGCGAGGCGCGCGAACTCCCGGCTCACCACTCCCTCTCGATCAGGCTCTGCACAACCGCCAGCGCCTGCTCGACATGTTCCGCCGGTTTCAGCCCGCCCAGCACGGCAGCAATCTTGCCGTCGCGTCCGATGACGAAGGTCGTGCGCTCGGCGAAGCCGTGGCCGATCTCGACGCCGCGCGTATCCTTCCTGCCCGCTGCCGCTTCACGCACATTCACCTCGTAGGCCCTGGCGATCTTGCCGTCGGCATCGGAAGCGACCGCGATCTTGCCCGCGCAATACTGCGGGTCGGCGGAGAAGTCGTTGAGGCGCGCGATGCTGTCGAGCGACACGCCGACGATGGTCGCCCCCGCCGCCTTGAACTTGTCGTAGTTCTCCGCAAAGGTGTGCGCCTGGACATTGCAGCCGCCGGTGTAGGCAGACGGATAGAAATACACCACCACCGGTCCTTTCTTCAGCGCACCCTGCAACGAATAACCGAATGCCTTGCCGGCCAGCGAAGCCTGCGCCTCGAAGCCCGGAGCGGTTTCGCCTTCCTGCAGTGCGGCCCAGGCCGGTACGGACAATGCGCCCATCAGCAGGAAAGACAACAACAGATTTTTCATCTTTCAATCCTCGGTCTTGTAAATCTGGTGGCAGGCCTTGCAGGTCTTGGACAAGGTCACTGCCGATTGCGAGGCATGGTCGAAATCGTTCGCCGCCACATAGCGGGTGATCTCCGCCGACAGTTCCCGGCTCTGTTTCGACCAGTCCACCGCATCGCCTTTGCCCTTCTGTGCGAAGTACGTCTCGACATCGGCAAACATCTCGGCCAGCGCGCGGGCATCCTCCTTCGCGCTGGAGGCATCCTTGAGCGCGATGTTGGACGACAGGCTCTTGTTCCTGTCGTCCATGAGCTGCATGGAATCCTCGTCGACAGTGACCTGGCTGGCCAGCACACTGCCGCTCAGGAGGGCGGAAATCCAGATGAAATGAAATATCTTCCTGTTCATATCGATTGCATCCACGTTTCGATAATCAGGCCAGCAGGTCCTTGATGACTTCGCCGTACACCACGGTCGGTCGTTCCGAACGTCCGCTGTTGAGGAAGGTCACTTTCAGGTGATCCAGCCCCAACTGTTGCAGCACGGTCGCGTGCAGGTCGTAGGTATCGACCGTCTTGCCGACCGCCTGCAAACCGATGTCGTCGGTCGCGCCAAAGGTGGTGCCCGCTTTCACGCCGCCGCCCGCCATCCACTGCGTGTAGCCCCAGGGATTGTGGTCGCGCCCGTCGCCGCTCTCGCCCCAGGGCGTACGGCCGAATTCGGAAGTCCACACCACCAACGTCGAATCCAGCAGGCCGCGTTCCTTCAAATCGGCCAGCAGCGCAGCGATGGGCTTGTCCACCATCTTCGCGTTGTGGCCATGGTTCTCTTCCAGCTTGCTGTGCGCATCCCAATTGCGGAATTCGCCTTCCGGCACGGCGGGGCCGGACACCACCTGGATGAAGCGCACGCCGCGCTCGGCCAGGCGGCGCGCGCGCAGTAGCACGGTACCGTAGCTTTTGGTCGCTTCGTCGTTCAGGCCGTAGGCTTCCCTGGTCGCCTCGGACTCCTTGGAGATGTCCACGGCTTCCGGCGCCGAGGTCTGCATGCGGTCGGCCAGTTCATAGGAACGAATGCGTGCCTGCAGCTCTGTGTCGTCCGGGTAGCGTGCAGCATTCTTCTCGTTTAGCTTCTTCAGCAGGTCGAGCGACTTGCGCTGCTCCAATGCCGCGATATATCCCGGACGGTCCAGGTGAAGGATGGGAGAGTCGCCGGGACGAAAGGCTGTGCCCTGGTACACCGCAGGCAGGAAGCCGGAGTTCCAGTTCGCCGAACCGGCACGCGGCTCCTGCTTGTCGTTGTACAGCACCACATAGGACGGAAGATCTGGATTGGCGGAGCCGAGTGCGTAGCTCACCCACGCGCCCAGCGAGGGACGGCCCGGGTTCACGTCGCCGGTGTTCAGCTTCAGGATGGAGATGTCATGCGTCGCACCGATGGTCACGCTGGATTTGATGAAGGCGATCTTGTCGGCGTGCTGCGCCAGGTTGGGCACGAGGTCGGAGAACCACGCGCCGCTCTCGCCGTATTGTTTCCAGGTGCGCTTGTTCGACACGAACAATTTGCCGACGCCGCCCTGGGTAAAAGTCTTGATGCCCTTGGTGTACTCCGCGGGCACCGACTGCCCGGCGCGCTTGACCAGTTCCGGCTTGTAATCGAACAGGTCCAGCGTGCTGGGCGCGCCGTCCATGTGCAGCCAGATGACGGTCTTGGCCTTGGCCGGAAAGTGCGGCTGTTTGGGCGCAAGCGGATCGAACGGCGTGGCGGCCTCCGCCGGTGCGTAGAAGAATCCGCCGCCGGGCAGGAAACCGCTCAGGGCGACACCCCCCAGGCCGACTCCGGCTTTGATCAGAAAATCGCGGCGCGATTTGTTTTCCATAATGTGTTCCTTTTCGAATGTTAGAAGCGATAAGTGAATTCGTTCGAGTTCGCCACGGCGTGCACGAGATCGACGAAAGCGGCGAGGCGGATCGGGTCGCCCGCCTGTCCGTCCTTCAGGCCGGTGGGCAGGTTGACGGCGAACTTGCCGTCGCTGGCCTTGCTCTTGATGACCTTTTCCTGGCTGTTCAGGAAGGCGCGCAGTTCGGTCTTCTCGGCCTTGTCCGGCGCACGTGCCAGCAGAAGCTGGTAGAGCCTGTCGATCTGAGCCGATTCATCCTTGCCCGCTTCGTTGATCACCCTGCCCGCCAATGCCTGAGACCAGCCGAACACGATCTCGCTGTTGAACAGGGTCAGTGCCTGCAACGGCGTGGTGGTCACATCGCGCTTGCTGTGCACGATATTGGGGTTGGCCATGTCGAACGATTCCAGCAGCGGATACGGCACGCTACGGCGCGTAAAAACATAGATACTGCGACGGTTCCATTCGCGCTGGTCCTTGCTCACCTTCCACAGCGGGTTGCCGTCGAAGGTGTTGTTGCCCGCCACCATCGCGCCGGGCAGCGGCGGGAGTACCGAGGGGCCGCCGATCTTGTCGTTGATCTGCCCGGAGGCAACCAGCAGCGAATCGCGGATCTCTTCCGCCTCCAAGCGCTTGCGCGGGAACACCGCGAGCAATCGGTTTTCCGGGTCGGCCTTATGCGCATCCGCACGATGTTCCGACGCCTGGCGGTAAGTGCTCGACAGCAGGATCTGCCGATGCAACTTCTTCACGCTCCAGCCTTCCTTGACGAAGTTGTCCGCTAGGTATTCCAGCAATTCCGGATTGGACGGCTTCTCGCCCGCCTTGCCGAAGTCGCTGACCGTGCGCACGATGCCGGTGCCGAAATACAGGTTCCACACTCGGTTGACGAACACGCGCGAAGTCAGCGGATTTTTCCCGCTGGCGATCCAGTTCGCCAGCGCAGTGCGGCGCCCGGAAGAAGTCGCTGACGGCGAAATGACCGGCTTTTCGTCGGTCAGTGACGCCGGGAAAGCCGGCTGTACTTCTTCCGTCGGGCGCTCGTGTATGCCGCCGAAACGAATGAACGTCGGCGGCGCCTCGGGATGGCCCAGCTCGGTCGTTGCCGACACATATTTGGAGCCGGACTCGGGCTTGAGAGGGTCGAACTTCTTCAGTTCGGCCGCCAGCTTCTGGTACTCGCCCCATTTCGCGGCCAGTTCAGGCGTGTATTGCGGGTGGTTCTTGTCCTCGCCCACGCGCTTCAGGTAAGACTCGATATCGCGGTCGCTGGAAACGTTCTCCAGACGGTGGTTGACCCAGCGGTCGAGCGGCGTCCAGTCCTTCTCGGCCTTGAAGATCGCTTCCTGGCTGTCGGTCAGGTAACGCTCCTTGTGGTATTTCACGCCGGGCTCGCGATAGGCGTCGAGGATGGCCTTCTGCCTGTCGCGGATACCCTTGGTCGCTTCCTGATAGCGAGCTTGCGCGGCCTCGAATTGTTTTTCCTGCTCGGCCTTCTCGGCGAGGATTTTTTCGTTCACGCTGGTGTTGGCGAAGAACGCCTGCAAGGAGAAGTAATCCTTCTGCGATATCTTGTCGCTCTTGTGGTTGTGGCAGCGCGCGCACTCCAGCGTCGTGCCCAGCAACGCCTTGCCCATGGTGTCCACCATGTCGGTAGTGATCTGGTACTTGCGCTGGATCAGGTCGCGCGAGTTGTAGTTGTCCGGGTAGCCCGCCAGGAAGCCGGTGGCGATCAGGGCTTTCTGGTCGTTCGGCGCAATCTCGTCGCCCGCCAGTTGTTCCTTGATGAAGCGGTCATAGGGCTTGTCCTCGTTGAACGCCCCGATCACGTAATCGCGGTAGCGCCACATGTTGGGACGAGTGGTGTCGTTCTGGAAGCCGGTGCTGTCGGCGTAACGCGCAAGATCGAGCCAGCGGCGCGCCTGGCGCTCGCCGTAATGCGGCGACGACAACAGACGATCCACCAGTTTTTCATGGGCATCGGGCGAACGGTCGGCGACGAAGGCCCTGACCTCTTCCGGAGTCGGGATCACGCCCCACACGTCGAGCGTGGCGCGGCGTATGAAAGTGGCGCGATCCGCCTCGCGCGACGGCTTGATACCTTTCGCTTCCAGCTTCGCCAGCACGAACGCATCGATGGGAGTGCGCACCCAGTTCTTTTGATTCACCTGCGGCACGGCAACCTGCTGCACCGGTTGCCACGACCACAGCTTCGCCGGCGTGGCGCGCGTCGCCTTGGCGGCATCGGCTGCTGCCTTGTCTTCTGCGGCCGCCGCTCCGGCGGTCGCAGACAGCGCCAGCAGCACCGCGAGATAAACCTGTTTTTTTCCGATCATTTGTTGCTCCTGAATTTCAAGATGTTTGGATTTGCGATGGCCTATTTGGCCGCTGCAGGTGCGGGCGTCGCAGCCGGTTTGGGCGCCGGGACCGCGATCCTGGTCACGGTTCCGCCTTGCTCTTCATAGTCCTTGGTGCCGACCGCACCGGCCACCTTGTAACCATGCGCGCTCAGGAAGTCCGCCACCGCACCGGCGCGATGCGCGCGGTTGGATACGGTAACGATGGTGCGCCCCTTGGGGATGTAGTCCAGGCTCTCTTCGATGCTCTTCGCCTGCACGCTGAGGTAAATCGGGAAGCCGCCCACCTTGCTCACTTCGTCGGGACGTCGCACGTCGATGAACAGCAGCTTCTCGGGATGACCGAGCAGCTTGTCCAGCTGCACGCGGCTGAGGCGTTGCGTCTTGTATGTCCAGGGCTGTTCGTCGGCCTTGGGGGCGACGGTGTCCGCAGCAAAGGCGAACGATGTCGAAAGCAACAGCACGGCAAATACGAACAATTTTTTCAGCGTCTTCATGATTCTCACTTTCATATCGAGTAAATGGATTTGCGCAACTACCACCGACCACTACCGGGAAAACCCGGATCGATGCAGGCCGAAACATCGCGTCGCAAACATATAGGCAACTATCGTGCCAATCGCCATACGAAACACCCGGCGACATCTGCAAAGGCGCGCCGTTACTTGATTTGCGCGCACACATCCGCCTGCATGCACGCCCATTCCGGGAAAAGAAAAACATGAATCTGCCGCCCCTCTGCTGGGAACGCAGCAGCTTGAATGCGGATGGTGTTCAAAGCGCAACAGGCCTTGTGAAAGTGCGTGGATTTGCGCACCCCGCCGGGCAATCCTGCTGCACAAGCAGCAGTTTTTATTTCCCCTCCGAAACCGTTCCACCTGCAATGCCTGATTCAACAAGCCTTTCAGCAGATGGCATGGTTCGTGCTGAACAAGCAAGCACCTTCAAGAGGTATGAGCATCAAGACGGATCGCGACGCATATGGAAATTGAATCCGGCGTTGCCGTGAACGATTAACGAAGCAGAGGAATAAATTGAAATTCACATTGAAAGCAAGCAACAGAATTCTTGCGCTGGCGCTGTTCGGCTATGCGGAAGCAAGCTTCGGCGCGCCGCCCACGACGGAAGATCTGCAGAGGCAGATCGAAGAATTGAAGAGCATCGTTCAATCCTTAAAGCAGCAGGCCAAGGCGGAAAAAACAGAGGCGCATGAGGACAATGCGCCCCCCAAGGAAGAGTTCGTCACCAAAGACGA includes these proteins:
- a CDS encoding DUF1549 and DUF1553 domain-containing protein translates to MIGKKQVYLAVLLALSATAGAAAAEDKAAADAAKATRATPAKLWSWQPVQQVAVPQVNQKNWVRTPIDAFVLAKLEAKGIKPSREADRATFIRRATLDVWGVIPTPEEVRAFVADRSPDAHEKLVDRLLSSPHYGERQARRWLDLARYADSTGFQNDTTRPNMWRYRDYVIGAFNEDKPYDRFIKEQLAGDEIAPNDQKALIATGFLAGYPDNYNSRDLIQRKYQITTDMVDTMGKALLGTTLECARCHNHKSDKISQKDYFSLQAFFANTSVNEKILAEKAEQEKQFEAAQARYQEATKGIRDRQKAILDAYREPGVKYHKERYLTDSQEAIFKAEKDWTPLDRWVNHRLENVSSDRDIESYLKRVGEDKNHPQYTPELAAKWGEYQKLAAELKKFDPLKPESGSKYVSATTELGHPEAPPTFIRFGGIHERPTEEVQPAFPASLTDEKPVISPSATSSGRRTALANWIASGKNPLTSRVFVNRVWNLYFGTGIVRTVSDFGKAGEKPSNPELLEYLADNFVKEGWSVKKLHRQILLSSTYRQASEHRADAHKADPENRLLAVFPRKRLEAEEIRDSLLVASGQINDKIGGPSVLPPLPGAMVAGNNTFDGNPLWKVSKDQREWNRRSIYVFTRRSVPYPLLESFDMANPNIVHSKRDVTTTPLQALTLFNSEIVFGWSQALAGRVINEAGKDESAQIDRLYQLLLARAPDKAEKTELRAFLNSQEKVIKSKASDGKFAVNLPTGLKDGQAGDPIRLAAFVDLVHAVANSNEFTYRF
- a CDS encoding peroxiredoxin, whose protein sequence is MKNLLLSFLLMGALSVPAWAALQEGETAPGFEAQASLAGKAFGYSLQGALKKGPVVVYFYPSAYTGGCNVQAHTFAENYDKFKAAGATIVGVSLDSIARLNDFSADPQYCAGKIAVASDADGKIARAYEVNVREAAAGRKDTRGVEIGHGFAERTTFVIGRDGKIAAVLGGLKPAEHVEQALAVVQSLIEREW
- a CDS encoding c-type cytochrome, with amino-acid sequence MSREFARLAAVAFIVFMLPVAALSAPSDGQGDAASGKWKSQAELCQECHGEDGNSLSMSTPKLAGHPSAYLAKQLDDFQSGARKHVVMSEMAANLGESDRLDIAAYFAGRKRTPEPDKLPSLMGRDLYLYGDMERGIPQCANCHGERGQGATARGMGFPALAGQHRTYLRIQLLKWRMGERSNSPDGVMNRIARELSDDEINGLAEYLSGL
- a CDS encoding PepSY-associated TM helix domain-containing protein → MKRLLFEIHRWGGIALALFMVLWFFSGLLIVFAEPPTPTRAQQLAHAETLTPETGWLSAGAAWDASTEQRKEFLRLRTPAKPAANGNASASGEKKSTPAVNGIVDAHLVRQGGEPLWLVEDGRGQHLALSALDGSLHATDAGQALKIAQVWAERDGARPVSYVETLDKPAILRNQDNLRPFHRIAIEDGAGSELLISAVTGEVVHASTRIQRGLYWAGNWVHLFRPLELAGASNDTRVEVLKWTAFVAVVASLTGLVVGWLRWRPGWFGKKTYSEGRVHPYRNVWFKLHFWGGLTGGVLALAWGLSGFLNNNPWQLFSPANPGKEELKRYAGGEDPSVAQSWRPTALVGAEADVVELAWRRLGDETVPLAYTRDGRRLPQASDGAGSRFGDASLLAAVHRLAGDVPVASQTLLQEYDNYYYLRHHRDVADRPLPVLRVELADAAGTHLYIDPQDGRLLAKQDRSRRVFRWLYSALHHWDFGWLYQRPLWDAWMVVWVLLGLVLSVSAVAIGWKRLLLTFRRRQQDVPDPAALSVADSTKLATESRAG
- a CDS encoding DUF1501 domain-containing protein, giving the protein MENKSRRDFLIKAGVGLGGVALSGFLPGGGFFYAPAEAATPFDPLAPKQPHFPAKAKTVIWLHMDGAPSTLDLFDYKPELVKRAGQSVPAEYTKGIKTFTQGGVGKLFVSNKRTWKQYGESGAWFSDLVPNLAQHADKIAFIKSSVTIGATHDISILKLNTGDVNPGRPSLGAWVSYALGSANPDLPSYVVLYNDKQEPRAGSANWNSGFLPAVYQGTAFRPGDSPILHLDRPGYIAALEQRKSLDLLKKLNEKNAARYPDDTELQARIRSYELADRMQTSAPEAVDISKESEATREAYGLNDEATKSYGTVLLRARRLAERGVRFIQVVSGPAVPEGEFRNWDAHSKLEENHGHNAKMVDKPIAALLADLKERGLLDSTLVVWTSEFGRTPWGESGDGRDHNPWGYTQWMAGGGVKAGTTFGATDDIGLQAVGKTVDTYDLHATVLQQLGLDHLKVTFLNSGRSERPTVVYGEVIKDLLA
- a CDS encoding rhodanese-like domain-containing protein, which gives rise to MKTLKKLFVFAVLLLSTSFAFAADTVAPKADEQPWTYKTQRLSRVQLDKLLGHPEKLLFIDVRRPDEVSKVGGFPIYLSVQAKSIEESLDYIPKGRTIVTVSNRAHRAGAVADFLSAHGYKVAGAVGTKDYEEQGGTVTRIAVPAPKPAATPAPAAAK